Proteins from a genomic interval of Mesorhizobium shangrilense:
- a CDS encoding SDR family oxidoreductase: MSKFLEGKVAAVTGAASGIGLECARHMLAAGASVVLIDRAEDRLSALCAELGPKAHPLVVDLMDGGQVSGILPRILDLAGGLHIFHANAGAYIGGPVAEGDPDVWDKVLNLNINAAFRSVHAVLSHMIAQKSGDVVFTSSIAGVVPVVWEPIYTASKFAVQAFVHSTRRQVSEHGVRIGAVLPGPVVTALLDDWPKAKMDEALANGSLMQPKEVAECVMFMLTRPRNVVVRDLVILPNSVDL, encoded by the coding sequence TCACCGGCGCGGCGTCCGGCATAGGCCTCGAATGCGCCAGGCATATGCTCGCCGCCGGCGCCAGCGTGGTGCTGATCGATCGCGCCGAGGACCGGTTGAGTGCGCTGTGCGCCGAGCTCGGCCCGAAGGCGCATCCGTTGGTCGTCGACCTCATGGACGGCGGCCAGGTCTCCGGCATCCTGCCGCGCATCCTGGACCTGGCCGGCGGCCTTCACATCTTTCACGCCAATGCCGGCGCCTATATCGGCGGACCGGTGGCGGAAGGCGATCCGGACGTATGGGACAAGGTGCTGAACCTGAACATCAACGCCGCGTTCCGAAGTGTCCATGCCGTGCTGTCGCACATGATCGCACAGAAGTCCGGCGACGTCGTCTTCACCAGTTCGATCGCCGGCGTGGTTCCTGTGGTCTGGGAGCCGATCTACACGGCCTCGAAATTCGCCGTGCAGGCCTTCGTGCACTCGACCCGCCGCCAGGTCTCCGAGCATGGCGTGCGCATCGGCGCGGTTCTGCCGGGACCGGTGGTGACGGCGCTGCTTGACGACTGGCCGAAGGCCAAGATGGACGAGGCTCTGGCCAACGGCAGCCTGATGCAGCCGAAGGAGGTCGCCGAGTGCGTGATGTTCATGCTGACGCGACCCCGCAATGTCGTCGTGCGCGACCTCGTGATCCTGCCCAACAGCGTGGACCTGTGA